A single window of Methylomarinum sp. Ch1-1 DNA harbors:
- a CDS encoding TRAP transporter small permease: MSLTALRNIRRWLLNGETFILVALFISLMLVAVTQIVMRNFFASGIIWAESFVRIAVLWIALIGAMIASRDGQHISIDVVVKKLPAGIRPIAQRLSALFTSAVCYVMTWHSLQFVLQEYRYGGIAFAAVPNWLCEAIIPIAFLIISLRYTISIVLPNSLSQ, from the coding sequence ATGAGCTTGACGGCATTGCGTAACATACGGCGTTGGTTATTGAACGGCGAGACCTTTATTTTAGTCGCGTTGTTCATCTCCTTGATGCTGGTGGCCGTGACTCAGATCGTGATGCGTAATTTCTTTGCCAGCGGCATCATCTGGGCGGAATCCTTTGTTCGCATCGCCGTGTTGTGGATCGCGCTGATCGGCGCGATGATCGCCAGCCGCGACGGTCAACATATCAGTATCGATGTGGTCGTCAAGAAACTGCCTGCCGGCATTCGGCCTATCGCGCAGCGGCTAAGCGCGCTGTTCACTTCGGCGGTGTGCTACGTCATGACCTGGCATAGTCTGCAGTTTGTGCTTCAGGAATATCGATATGGCGGCATCGCCTTCGCCGCGGTGCCGAATTGGCTGTGTGAGGCAATCATACCGATCGCCTTTTTGATCATTTCGCTACGCTATACCATCTCCATCGTATTGCCTAATTCTCTAAGTCAATGA
- the dctP gene encoding TRAP transporter substrate-binding protein DctP has product MKIQVYQAMLWLLLTFAANTAQAYTFKIATLSPDGSYWVRQLRAGAEEINRKTDGRVKFKFYPGGVMGDDVGVLRKMRLRQLHGAAVTNAVLSNIYPDIQLYNLVLKFHNLQEVDYVRRKMDAKLMQGLEEHGVVPLGFAEVGMAYVMSTAPVQTLEQMRNYKVWVPDDNRVVLEAMKAFSISPIPLPLRDVLMGLQTGMIDVVAGSPVGALALQWHTKVKYVTDIPLLYAFGALVLDKGAFARISAADRQIVRSVMGRVIEEIDKHTREDNLQAAEVLKEQGIQFLKPTPAAADELRRTIVSANRKIEQEGNMSADKIRELNAYLAEFRRQQ; this is encoded by the coding sequence ATGAAAATTCAAGTTTACCAGGCCATGCTGTGGCTGTTGTTGACCTTCGCCGCTAATACCGCGCAGGCCTATACGTTTAAAATCGCCACCTTATCGCCGGATGGCTCTTATTGGGTCAGGCAATTGCGCGCCGGCGCCGAAGAAATTAATCGTAAGACCGACGGCCGGGTTAAATTTAAATTTTATCCCGGCGGTGTGATGGGCGATGACGTCGGAGTGTTGCGCAAAATGCGCTTGCGCCAATTGCATGGCGCGGCGGTGACAAATGCGGTACTGAGCAACATTTATCCCGATATTCAGCTTTACAATCTGGTGTTGAAGTTTCATAACCTCCAGGAAGTGGATTATGTCAGACGGAAAATGGATGCCAAGCTGATGCAAGGTTTGGAGGAACATGGCGTCGTGCCGCTGGGGTTCGCCGAAGTCGGCATGGCTTATGTGATGTCCACGGCGCCGGTGCAGACCCTCGAGCAAATGCGCAATTACAAGGTCTGGGTGCCGGATGATAATCGCGTGGTCTTGGAGGCGATGAAGGCCTTTTCCATCTCGCCGATTCCGTTACCGTTGCGCGATGTGCTGATGGGTTTGCAAACCGGTATGATCGATGTGGTTGCCGGCTCGCCGGTCGGCGCACTGGCCTTGCAGTGGCATACCAAAGTCAAATATGTCACCGATATACCGCTGTTATATGCGTTCGGCGCATTGGTGCTGGATAAGGGCGCATTTGCAAGAATTTCCGCAGCGGACCGTCAGATCGTGCGCTCGGTGATGGGGCGGGTGATTGAGGAAATCGATAAGCACACCCGAGAGGATAACCTGCAAGCGGCCGAGGTGCTGAAGGAACAGGGCATTCAGTTTCTGAAGCCGACGCCGGCCGCGGCCGATGAGCTGAGACGCACGATCGTCAGCGCCAACCGCAAGATTGAGCAGGAGGGCAACATGTCGGCCGATAAAATCAGGGAGTTGAATGCTTATTTGGCCGAGTTCAGACGGCAGCAATGA
- a CDS encoding Smr/MutS family protein yields MTKKILSAEDSALFRQTIGKVIAVKKENVALKPARKPRPRPLSQTFERDNPLEKVIDTALETLSHEDKLSFIAPGLQKNVLKKLRKGYYGLDADIDLHGLSSQVAKQHLLNFLHHCVEDGCRCVHIIHGKGYRSPEHHPVLKNDVNLWLRQHKDVLAFCSTPPKDGGTGAVFVLLKLSEKYGEQDGAEY; encoded by the coding sequence GTGACAAAAAAAATACTTTCCGCAGAAGATTCTGCATTATTCAGGCAAACAATTGGCAAGGTCATTGCAGTAAAAAAGGAAAACGTGGCGTTAAAACCGGCCCGGAAACCCCGTCCGCGGCCTCTATCGCAAACCTTCGAGCGAGACAATCCATTAGAAAAGGTGATCGACACGGCGTTAGAAACGCTAAGCCATGAAGACAAACTCAGCTTCATCGCCCCCGGTCTGCAAAAAAACGTGTTAAAAAAGCTGCGTAAAGGCTATTACGGTCTAGATGCCGATATCGACCTGCATGGCCTGAGCAGCCAAGTGGCGAAACAACATTTACTGAATTTTCTTCACCATTGCGTCGAAGATGGCTGTCGCTGTGTGCATATCATACACGGCAAGGGCTATCGATCGCCGGAGCATCATCCGGTGCTGAAAAACGATGTCAACCTGTGGCTACGCCAGCACAAAGACGTACTGGCGTTTTGCTCGACGCCGCCTAAAGACGGCGGCACCGGCGCGGTGTTCGTGCTATTGAAGCTATCGGAGAAATACGGCGAACAGGACGGCGCCGAGTATTAG
- the surE gene encoding 5'/3'-nucleotidase SurE, whose translation MHILISNDDGYLAQGLATLAESLACYADISVVAPDKNRSAASNSLTLEMPLRAIDSENGFIRVDGTPTDCVHLAITGLLEQEPDMVFAGINHGANLGDDVLYSGTVAAATEGRFLGLPAVAISLASGNPKHFDTAGHVAVTLMKKIINHPLPQDTLLNVNVPDIAIADLQGYQSTRLGQRHRAEPIIRSSDPRGREIFWVGPPGSEQDAGPGTDFFAVKNGYVSVTPLQLDLTRYERMDMIGHWLEREDDA comes from the coding sequence ATGCACATATTAATAAGTAATGACGACGGTTACCTGGCACAGGGATTGGCTACGCTGGCTGAGTCATTAGCCTGCTATGCCGATATATCGGTGGTTGCGCCCGACAAGAATCGCAGCGCGGCCAGTAACTCGCTGACTCTGGAAATGCCGTTACGCGCTATTGATTCCGAGAATGGCTTTATTCGCGTCGACGGAACGCCGACCGATTGCGTTCATCTCGCCATTACCGGTCTATTGGAGCAGGAACCGGACATGGTTTTCGCCGGCATCAATCATGGCGCTAATCTGGGCGATGATGTCCTCTATTCGGGCACCGTGGCGGCGGCGACGGAAGGACGTTTTCTGGGCTTGCCGGCCGTCGCCATTTCGCTGGCGTCCGGTAACCCTAAACATTTCGATACCGCCGGCCATGTCGCCGTGACCTTGATGAAGAAGATCATCAATCATCCGTTGCCGCAAGACACGTTATTGAACGTCAATGTGCCGGACATAGCCATTGCCGACTTGCAAGGTTATCAATCGACCCGGCTGGGTCAGCGGCACCGCGCCGAGCCGATCATCCGCTCCAGCGACCCGAGAGGGCGGGAGATTTTCTGGGTGGGGCCCCCAGGCAGCGAACAGGACGCCGGACCCGGCACCGATTTTTTTGCCGTTAAAAACGGTTATGTTTCGGTGACTCCATTGCAATTGGATTTAACCCGTTATGAGCGCATGGACATGATAGGCCATTGGCTGGAGCGGGAGGATGACGCATGA
- a CDS encoding putative transporter: MNWFDEHSISYSILILSLVISFGLALGQIPLFRLKLGIAGVLFSGIVFSHFGYTLDGHLMHFIREFGLILFVYAIGLQVGPGFVNSFLHNGISLNLMAAGIVLLGAVVTLLISQFGGIEIPVAVGLFSGATTNTPSLATAQEILGQLPGVDADTLKQPGLGYAVAYPFGVIGIILSMLVIKHFFAINVEGEAKNFDKQQRQSANRSISKDLIIENPNLNGLTIAQIPFFDAMSAIVTRIAHQDKVSIVSSETMLQTGDSIRLVGKPKNIDKLKILIGPDSPVNLNEISNSLHLQRFVVTNKEAIGKTIDELRTYYAVTISRIQRPEVEIIPNKSTRIHFGDELHVIGSKEALNNIEKVLGNSLEKINHPQVMPIFIGITLGVILGSWPLYIPGIPSAVKLGLAGGPLIMAIVLSRVDSWGTMTWQMPKSSNIILKDIGIVLFLACVGLNAGDQFLATLVEGDGLKWLGFAVLITLLPLLIVAMIARLYLRLNFLSICGLLAGSMTDPPALAFANGFSPSSAVAIAYATVYPLVMILRIISAQLIILLFM; the protein is encoded by the coding sequence ATGAACTGGTTCGACGAACATTCGATTTCCTATTCCATCTTGATCCTGAGCCTGGTGATCTCCTTCGGCCTAGCCTTGGGACAGATTCCGTTGTTTCGCCTGAAGCTGGGCATTGCCGGCGTATTGTTTTCCGGCATCGTCTTCAGTCACTTCGGCTACACGCTAGACGGCCACTTGATGCATTTCATTCGTGAATTCGGCTTGATTCTGTTCGTCTACGCGATCGGTCTGCAAGTCGGCCCGGGCTTCGTCAATTCCTTTCTACATAACGGCATCAGCCTGAATCTGATGGCTGCGGGCATCGTACTATTAGGCGCCGTTGTGACGCTGCTGATCAGTCAATTCGGCGGCATTGAAATACCGGTGGCGGTCGGTTTGTTTTCCGGGGCCACCACCAACACCCCATCGCTGGCGACCGCTCAGGAAATTCTCGGCCAACTACCCGGCGTCGATGCAGATACGTTGAAACAACCGGGACTCGGCTACGCGGTGGCCTACCCTTTCGGCGTCATCGGCATCATCTTATCGATGCTGGTCATCAAACATTTTTTTGCAATAAACGTCGAGGGCGAGGCGAAAAATTTCGACAAACAACAACGACAATCGGCCAACCGTTCGATATCGAAAGACCTGATCATCGAAAACCCGAACCTGAACGGCTTGACGATTGCGCAAATTCCTTTTTTCGATGCGATGAGCGCGATCGTGACCCGTATTGCCCATCAAGACAAGGTCAGCATCGTCAGCAGCGAAACAATGCTGCAAACCGGCGATTCCATCCGTCTGGTCGGCAAACCGAAAAACATCGACAAACTGAAGATATTGATCGGTCCCGACTCGCCGGTAAATCTGAATGAAATTTCCAACAGCCTGCATTTACAGCGTTTCGTCGTCACCAACAAGGAAGCCATCGGCAAAACGATCGATGAATTAAGAACCTATTACGCGGTGACGATTTCCAGGATTCAACGGCCGGAAGTGGAAATCATACCGAACAAATCGACCCGCATTCATTTTGGCGATGAACTGCATGTAATCGGGTCTAAAGAAGCGTTGAACAATATCGAAAAGGTGCTAGGCAATTCACTGGAAAAAATCAATCATCCTCAGGTGATGCCGATCTTCATCGGCATCACGCTGGGCGTGATCCTGGGCAGCTGGCCGCTTTATATCCCCGGCATTCCTTCGGCGGTCAAGCTGGGACTGGCCGGCGGGCCGCTGATCATGGCCATCGTTCTCAGCCGGGTCGACAGTTGGGGCACGATGACCTGGCAGATGCCGAAAAGCTCCAACATCATCCTGAAAGATATCGGCATCGTGTTGTTCCTCGCCTGCGTTGGCCTGAACGCCGGCGATCAGTTTCTGGCCACCTTGGTGGAAGGCGATGGGCTGAAATGGCTGGGCTTTGCCGTGCTGATCACGTTGCTGCCCTTGCTGATCGTCGCGATGATCGCGAGGCTATACCTGCGGCTAAATTTTCTCTCCATCTGCGGCCTGCTGGCCGGCAGCATGACCGACCCGCCGGCGCTAGCCTTCGCCAACGGCTTCAGTCCTTCCTCGGCCGTTGCCATTGCCTACGCCACGGTCTATCCGCTGGTCATGATACTGAGGATTATTTCGGCGCAGTTGATCATTCTGTTGTTTATGTGA
- the pap gene encoding polyphosphate:AMP phosphotransferase, with protein sequence MINLLNEWMDPRYMRTIAFAEPSDEERERPKFWRFWRTLPGKGSIGIYVGSWYSEPLAQRVYGETGDDQLQVQLMHIRQLEQLLSDDGALIIKCWLHLKKDAQKKRLKALQKKPETRWRVTEKDIKHLALYDQFVAVAERVLTETSTASAPWLIVEGSDIRYSSLTVGQHVLNRIEQHIAQRQVLKQLNNEADWPRVNHVSQQNLLDSLDLTLKLDKKTYRQQLAKYQGRINKLVRQAHQLKRSSILVFEGWDAAGKGGAIRRLTHAMDARNYQVIPVAAPTDEERAHHYLWRFWRHIPRAGQVTIYDRSWYGRVLVERVEGFAGRREWQRAYAEIVNFEEALVEHGIVLLKFWLHIDQEEQLKRFKEREQISYKKHKITEEDYRNREKWDDYQRAVNEMIARTSTHQAPWLMVEGNDKYYARIKVLKAYCERMEEMLDAGMAEQSQERDS encoded by the coding sequence CTTTGCCGAGCCTTCCGATGAAGAGAGGGAGAGGCCCAAATTCTGGCGTTTCTGGCGCACCTTGCCGGGGAAGGGGAGCATCGGTATTTACGTCGGCTCCTGGTATAGCGAACCCCTGGCCCAACGAGTCTACGGTGAAACTGGAGATGATCAGCTGCAGGTGCAATTAATGCATATCAGGCAGTTAGAGCAGTTGTTGAGCGATGATGGGGCGTTAATCATCAAATGCTGGCTGCATTTAAAAAAGGACGCCCAGAAAAAACGCCTGAAAGCCTTGCAAAAAAAACCGGAAACGAGATGGCGGGTGACCGAAAAAGATATAAAACATCTAGCCCTCTATGACCAATTTGTCGCGGTCGCCGAACGAGTCTTGACAGAAACCAGCACAGCCTCGGCGCCTTGGCTGATCGTGGAAGGCTCCGATATCCGTTATAGCAGTCTGACCGTCGGACAGCATGTCCTGAATCGTATCGAGCAGCATATTGCCCAGCGCCAGGTTTTAAAACAACTGAACAATGAGGCTGACTGGCCAAGGGTTAATCATGTCAGTCAGCAAAATTTGCTCGATTCGCTGGATTTAACCTTAAAACTGGATAAAAAAACCTATAGACAACAGTTGGCGAAGTATCAGGGGCGGATCAACAAGCTGGTGCGTCAGGCCCATCAATTGAAACGATCCAGTATATTGGTGTTTGAGGGCTGGGATGCCGCCGGCAAGGGCGGCGCAATCAGGCGTTTGACCCATGCTATGGATGCTAGAAATTATCAGGTCATACCGGTTGCCGCACCGACCGACGAGGAACGCGCGCATCATTATCTCTGGCGTTTTTGGCGTCATATTCCGCGCGCCGGGCAAGTGACGATTTATGATCGCAGCTGGTACGGTCGGGTTCTGGTGGAGCGGGTGGAAGGCTTTGCCGGTCGGCGCGAGTGGCAGCGGGCTTATGCGGAAATCGTTAATTTTGAAGAAGCCTTGGTTGAGCATGGCATCGTGCTGTTGAAATTCTGGCTGCATATCGACCAGGAAGAACAGCTAAAACGATTTAAGGAGCGTGAGCAAATCAGCTATAAAAAGCATAAAATAACCGAAGAGGATTATCGTAATCGGGAAAAATGGGATGACTACCAGCGAGCGGTTAACGAAATGATAGCCAGGACCAGCACCCATCAGGCCCCATGGCTAATGGTCGAGGGTAATGATAAATATTATGCGCGCATCAAGGTCTTGAAGGCCTATTGCGAGCGTATGGAAGAAATGCTCGACGCCGGCATGGCGGAGCAAAGTCAGGAGCGAGACTCGTGA
- a CDS encoding undecaprenyl-diphosphate phosphatase, whose protein sequence is MDIIQALALAVLQGLTEFLPISSSAHLILLPVISGWEDQGLVFDVAVHVGTLTAVVAFYRHDLYRIINDWLGSLLGRGLTEDAKLAWYVILGTIPVGLVGISLPDPLKEALRSPLVIAGATIVFALLLWVAEKWAREQRSEVTLLDAIIVGLFQAIALIPGTSRSGITITAGLLTGLRREQAARFSFLLSIPVIALAGLLHVIDLAQSSEPVQWDLIVVGASVSAVVAYLTIGWFLKLLEKIGMLPFVYYRLILGAVLFAVFLR, encoded by the coding sequence ATGGATATTATTCAAGCGCTAGCGCTCGCCGTATTACAAGGGTTAACCGAATTTTTGCCGATTTCCAGCTCGGCTCATCTGATCTTGCTGCCGGTGATTTCCGGTTGGGAAGATCAGGGCTTGGTTTTCGATGTCGCGGTGCATGTCGGCACCTTGACCGCGGTGGTGGCGTTTTATCGTCACGACCTCTATCGCATCATCAATGATTGGCTAGGCTCCTTGCTAGGACGAGGCTTGACCGAAGATGCGAAGCTGGCCTGGTACGTCATATTGGGGACGATTCCGGTCGGTCTCGTCGGGATTTCTTTGCCCGATCCTCTGAAGGAGGCGCTGCGTTCACCGCTGGTGATCGCCGGGGCCACGATTGTTTTCGCCTTATTATTATGGGTCGCGGAAAAATGGGCGCGAGAACAACGCAGCGAAGTCACCTTGCTCGATGCGATTATCGTCGGCCTGTTTCAGGCGATCGCCTTGATACCGGGCACATCGCGTTCCGGCATCACCATTACCGCCGGTTTGCTCACCGGATTGCGCAGGGAGCAGGCGGCGCGCTTCTCGTTCCTGTTGTCGATCCCGGTCATTGCGCTGGCCGGCCTGTTGCACGTCATTGATTTGGCGCAAAGCAGCGAGCCGGTGCAATGGGATCTGATCGTCGTCGGCGCAAGCGTTTCCGCCGTGGTGGCTTATTTAACCATCGGCTGGTTTTTAAAGCTGCTGGAAAAGATCGGCATGCTGCCCTTCGTTTATTACCGGCTAATACTCGGCGCCGTCCTGTTCGCCGTATTTCTCCGATAG
- a CDS encoding TRAP transporter large permease, with the protein MTVFAILIIVLMVMIGAPLFVVILAATMLGFVSSEVDLAIIAAELYRIAETPLLVALPLFTFAGYILSEGKTSERILRLTRVFFGWMPSGLAIVSLVACAVFTAFTGASGITIVALGALLLPALIAEGYQEKFSLGLVTTSGSLGLLLPPSIPLILYGVIVQQMSLGQRFTLPELFMAGLLPALLMILLLGLWTAWANRHLSWQRSVFSLTEAWAAIREAIWELPLPVFIVAGIFGGFLTVSEVAAVTALYVMLVEIFVYKEIELQNLIQVIKASMQMVGGILMILGVSIAFTNYLVDAQIPMHLFEWVKANIDSKMSFLILLNIFLLILGAILDIFSALVIVVPLIVPIALNYGVHPIHLGVIFLANMQIGYFTPPVGMNLFIASYRFNKPITELYQATIPFMLILLVAVLIITYVPWLSTWFL; encoded by the coding sequence ATGACAGTTTTTGCCATTTTAATCATTGTGCTGATGGTGATGATCGGTGCACCGTTGTTTGTCGTGATCTTGGCGGCGACGATGCTGGGCTTTGTCAGCTCCGAGGTTGATTTGGCCATTATTGCCGCAGAGCTCTACCGCATCGCCGAAACGCCGTTACTGGTGGCTCTGCCGTTGTTCACCTTCGCCGGCTATATTCTCTCGGAAGGCAAGACTTCGGAGCGAATCTTGCGCCTGACTCGGGTTTTCTTCGGCTGGATGCCGTCCGGCTTGGCCATCGTCTCGTTGGTGGCCTGCGCGGTGTTTACCGCCTTTACCGGGGCTTCCGGCATCACCATCGTGGCCCTGGGAGCGTTGCTGCTGCCGGCGCTGATTGCCGAGGGCTATCAGGAAAAGTTCAGTCTCGGCCTGGTGACCACCAGCGGCAGTTTGGGCTTGTTGTTGCCGCCGTCTATCCCGTTGATCCTCTATGGAGTGATCGTTCAACAGATGAGCCTGGGTCAAAGGTTCACCTTGCCGGAATTGTTCATGGCCGGTTTGTTGCCGGCGCTGCTGATGATTTTGCTGCTGGGTCTTTGGACCGCCTGGGCCAACCGGCATTTATCGTGGCAGCGTAGTGTTTTTTCCCTGACCGAGGCGTGGGCCGCGATTAGGGAGGCGATCTGGGAGTTGCCGCTGCCGGTATTCATCGTGGCCGGCATCTTTGGCGGTTTTCTGACGGTATCGGAGGTCGCGGCGGTGACGGCGTTATACGTGATGCTGGTGGAAATCTTCGTCTATAAGGAAATAGAATTACAAAACCTGATCCAGGTGATCAAAGCATCGATGCAGATGGTTGGCGGGATTTTAATGATCCTGGGCGTGTCGATAGCCTTCACCAATTACCTGGTCGATGCGCAAATTCCGATGCATTTGTTTGAATGGGTTAAGGCAAATATCGACAGCAAGATGTCCTTTTTAATTCTGCTCAATATTTTTCTATTGATTTTGGGCGCGATACTGGATATTTTTTCCGCACTGGTCATCGTCGTGCCGTTGATCGTGCCGATCGCCCTCAATTATGGCGTACATCCGATTCATCTGGGCGTGATCTTTCTGGCCAATATGCAAATCGGCTATTTTACCCCGCCGGTGGGCATGAATCTGTTCATTGCCAGTTACCGTTTCAACAAGCCGATCACCGAACTGTATCAGGCCACGATCCCGTTCATGCTGATTTTACTAGTGGCGGTGTTGATCATCACCTACGTGCCCTGGTTGAGCACCTGGTTTCTTTAA
- a CDS encoding TRAP transporter TatT component family protein, with amino-acid sequence MRNRSMKALLLVTLVLACNGCSFFITSAAKDFGSHLQQAMLNSNDPEMVAQAIPAYLLMQEALLLSEPEDEALLLSTARLYASYTALMADDEPSRNRRLTEKALSFAVRAACLHKQALCDVQTLTFAEFSTVIEDTEKEDLESLYALGTAWAGWIRAHAGDWRAVAQLAQVKRLMRHVCEMDEDYRDGEIYLYLGMLESILPPALGGKPDLARHYFEKAISLSAEKNLMAPVLYARYYARMVFDRELHDRLLEAVIAANPQQNGLTLINTLAQQRAAELLQSADDYF; translated from the coding sequence GTGAGAAATCGATCGATGAAAGCGCTGTTGCTGGTCACGCTAGTCTTAGCCTGCAACGGCTGTAGCTTTTTTATTACGTCCGCGGCAAAGGATTTCGGCAGTCATTTGCAGCAGGCGATGTTGAACTCCAATGATCCGGAGATGGTGGCGCAGGCAATTCCAGCCTATTTACTGATGCAGGAGGCCTTGCTGCTCAGTGAACCTGAAGACGAAGCGCTGTTGCTATCCACCGCCAGACTCTATGCCTCCTATACGGCGTTAATGGCCGACGATGAACCATCTAGGAATCGGCGCCTGACTGAGAAGGCGCTGAGTTTTGCCGTCCGAGCCGCCTGTCTGCATAAGCAAGCGCTCTGCGATGTGCAGACGCTGACTTTCGCCGAATTTTCTACCGTGATCGAAGACACCGAAAAGGAGGACCTGGAAAGCCTTTATGCGCTCGGCACGGCCTGGGCCGGCTGGATACGCGCCCATGCCGGCGATTGGCGCGCTGTGGCCCAATTGGCCCAGGTTAAACGACTGATGCGTCATGTCTGCGAAATGGATGAAGACTATCGCGATGGCGAGATTTATCTGTATTTGGGCATGCTGGAGAGCATTTTACCGCCTGCTTTAGGCGGCAAGCCCGATTTGGCTCGACACTATTTTGAGAAGGCCATAAGCTTGTCCGCCGAAAAAAACTTGATGGCGCCGGTGCTCTATGCCCGGTACTATGCCCGCATGGTGTTTGATCGCGAACTGCATGACCGTTTGTTAGAAGCGGTCATAGCCGCCAATCCTCAGCAGAATGGGTTAACATTGATCAACACGCTGGCGCAGCAGCGAGCGGCTGAATTATTACAAAGCGCCGATGACTACTTTTAA